One stretch of Rhodohalobacter mucosus DNA includes these proteins:
- a CDS encoding lysylphosphatidylglycerol synthase transmembrane domain-containing protein, with protein MRKRRILNILVSIVVAGLFIWLAVRNVDLSELWEQIRGVTLGWLPFFLIVMLVSHYLRAERWRLLLTKDYSDIRRSTLFAGVMMGYFFNSLVPRLGEVTRPVYVARQHKMSSSNLIGTIVIERLFDMATLLVLALFSALYLVQDLGSFQRLFGTEGWPWYFYLVLPGLFVILAAGIWFVRKVLISLESREKISSPLLENIVQKARSFSDGIVSIRHVENWPLFLLLTAGIWFGYVIMAWLPFFMMNLQEIYGLTFTDAVVLTIVSSVGVSIPTPAGIGSYHLLIQQSLSVLYQVPAVSALTYATVAHGVTVITVLIAGPLTLWWDKARTLNRS; from the coding sequence ATGAGAAAACGCCGGATCCTCAACATTCTGGTCTCAATAGTAGTTGCAGGACTCTTTATCTGGCTGGCCGTCCGAAATGTAGATTTATCCGAACTTTGGGAACAGATCCGGGGTGTTACGCTGGGCTGGCTTCCTTTTTTTCTCATCGTAATGCTTGTCAGTCACTACCTCAGGGCAGAGCGCTGGAGGCTGCTTCTGACAAAAGACTACAGTGACATCCGCCGAAGTACCCTCTTTGCAGGGGTAATGATGGGGTATTTTTTCAATAGCCTTGTTCCCAGGCTGGGTGAGGTTACCAGGCCGGTATACGTAGCCAGACAGCACAAAATGAGCTCCAGTAATCTCATCGGCACCATAGTAATTGAGCGTCTTTTCGACATGGCAACCTTGCTGGTCCTGGCCCTTTTCTCCGCGCTTTACCTGGTTCAGGACCTGGGTAGTTTTCAGCGATTGTTTGGTACGGAGGGATGGCCGTGGTATTTCTACCTTGTGTTGCCCGGGCTCTTTGTGATTCTTGCAGCAGGCATCTGGTTTGTAAGAAAAGTGTTGATTTCGCTGGAAAGCAGAGAAAAGATATCGAGTCCGTTGCTGGAGAACATAGTGCAAAAAGCGCGATCATTCAGTGACGGTATTGTCTCCATCCGGCACGTAGAGAACTGGCCGCTCTTCCTTCTGCTAACGGCAGGAATTTGGTTTGGCTATGTTATTATGGCCTGGCTGCCCTTCTTTATGATGAACCTTCAGGAGATATATGGCCTTACGTTTACGGATGCCGTTGTCCTCACCATTGTTTCTTCCGTTGGAGTGAGTATTCCCACACCGGCGGGTATCGGTTCGTATCACTTACTCATTCAGCAGAGTCTTTCGGTTCTGTATCAGGTGCCCGCGGTTTCTGCGCTTACCTATGCAACCGTTGCGCACGGGGTAACGGTCATCACTGTTTTGATTGCAGGCCCGCTTACCCTTTGGTGGGATAAGGCCCGTACACTGAACCGGTCTTAA
- a CDS encoding LolA family protein, giving the protein MRYLKSSACKIIRIFSITAIVICTAFTPAEAQNDTPVFDSLKNAFQEGQIFTALFTHEYNDSFTGEQQYSEGEIWIGRDRYKIEGSNQQMLVDGDISTVYDGTKNRVIISEYIEEEDDFAPSRMLQGADSTFSVTEETIPGRGTRVYLQSEDIFSVFREVLIFIDESGSPVRIEAIDQADNRLITRFEEGEFTDLREDMFQLEVPLDAEVIDLRAES; this is encoded by the coding sequence ATGAGATATTTGAAGAGCTCGGCCTGTAAGATTATAAGAATCTTTTCTATCACAGCGATTGTGATCTGTACTGCGTTTACTCCGGCAGAAGCACAGAATGATACACCTGTATTCGATAGCCTCAAAAATGCGTTTCAGGAAGGACAGATATTCACAGCACTTTTCACCCACGAGTACAATGATTCGTTTACCGGCGAGCAGCAATACTCGGAAGGTGAAATCTGGATCGGCCGTGATCGATACAAAATTGAGGGCAGCAATCAGCAGATGCTGGTAGACGGTGATATATCCACTGTGTACGACGGTACGAAAAACCGCGTAATTATCAGTGAATATATAGAAGAAGAGGATGATTTTGCGCCATCCAGAATGCTGCAGGGTGCCGACAGTACGTTCAGTGTCACAGAAGAGACAATTCCGGGCAGAGGCACACGCGTCTATTTGCAGTCAGAGGATATCTTCTCCGTTTTCAGGGAAGTGCTGATTTTTATTGACGAGTCAGGCAGTCCGGTCCGCATTGAAGCCATCGACCAGGCCGACAATCGGCTGATAACCCGGTTCGAAGAGGGGGAGTTCACAGATCTGCGCGAGGATATGTTTCAGCTTGAGGTGCCCCTGGATGCAGAAGTCATTGACCTGCGTGCAGAGTCATGA
- a CDS encoding DNA translocase FtsK — protein MAKKKKNNSFLSSFDYTRKMEVAGILIMAVAALLLLSIASYNPADYGIVKTLSSESLLQVDRGPALRVNNWLGVIGAYISNLFVHVLFGYVSIIVPILIASLGWYVFRQKPVAELGWPLAYGIWVMVLISTTIGWFYNEYEAYSMAWSGGSGISVAQILHNITGVGSIIILAVLLFVSALILIDRDLQKTIDTLKSWTSDFRENRDRKREERLRKKEEKAAIKQRQKADAAAKKEMESAKKQPVSSDTDTAPDTQKHSSIDDIVERSQEEDRKRELEKKKERAELEKLPPRAILEKKTAAEEKTVVDDNDDDDVEISVFVGEGDEEASERELDRVNKDKAREVPVIKYKFPGIDLLDAPPNEGNEVDLDEIKENKRIILDKLKRHKIEILSINAIVGPTVTLYELEPSPDVKISKIESYANDLKMATASHGLRIIAPIPGRSAVGIEVPNSTRETVYIKSVINTKKFVETDHELPVAFGKTIENEVFMIDLTRMPHLLIAGATGSGKSVGINTIITCLLYKCHPDNLKFVLVDPKKIELSLYRNIQNHYLAVLPGSEEPIVTNTDMALETLESVTKEMDERYDLLKMAMVRDIKSYNEKFKSGELDEELGHRHLPYIVVIIDELADLMMTAGKQIEEPIARLAQLARAIGIHLVVATQRPSVNVITGTIKANFPARIAYQVASKVDSRTILDTGGADQLVGRGDMLFASGAGMTRIQNAYVSAEEVERVTSFIGEQKGFKKPFQLPVVETDDGGIPDPLDDIDDLFREAAKIVVLHQQGSVSLLQRKLKIGYNRAGRIIDQLYNAGVVGPYQGSTARDVKITEEEDLDEIFEELGL, from the coding sequence ATGGCAAAGAAGAAAAAGAACAACAGCTTTCTGAGCAGTTTTGACTATACCCGCAAAATGGAGGTAGCGGGCATTCTGATTATGGCGGTAGCCGCTCTTCTTCTGCTCAGCATCGCTTCGTACAACCCTGCCGATTACGGTATTGTGAAGACTCTTTCATCCGAGTCTCTTCTGCAGGTGGACCGAGGTCCTGCGCTGCGGGTCAATAACTGGCTCGGTGTGATAGGGGCCTACATTTCCAACTTGTTTGTGCACGTGCTTTTTGGCTATGTGAGTATTATAGTGCCTATTCTGATAGCTTCGCTGGGATGGTATGTCTTCAGGCAAAAACCGGTTGCTGAACTGGGGTGGCCGCTGGCATATGGTATCTGGGTAATGGTGTTGATTTCAACAACGATCGGGTGGTTTTATAACGAGTATGAAGCCTACTCCATGGCCTGGAGCGGAGGATCGGGAATTTCGGTTGCACAGATTCTGCACAATATCACAGGTGTCGGCTCCATAATCATACTGGCTGTTTTGCTGTTTGTGTCCGCACTTATTCTGATTGACAGGGATTTGCAGAAAACCATCGACACCCTGAAAAGCTGGACGTCAGATTTCAGGGAAAACCGTGACCGCAAACGTGAGGAGCGGCTTCGCAAGAAAGAGGAGAAAGCAGCCATCAAACAGCGGCAAAAGGCGGATGCAGCCGCTAAAAAAGAGATGGAGAGTGCCAAAAAACAGCCTGTTTCATCCGATACAGACACTGCTCCCGATACACAGAAGCACTCATCTATCGATGATATCGTAGAGCGATCGCAGGAGGAGGACCGAAAGCGGGAGCTCGAGAAAAAGAAGGAACGTGCAGAGCTTGAAAAGCTTCCCCCGCGTGCTATTCTGGAAAAGAAGACGGCGGCAGAGGAGAAAACCGTAGTTGATGACAACGATGACGATGATGTCGAAATCTCTGTTTTTGTGGGTGAGGGCGATGAAGAAGCCAGCGAGCGTGAACTGGACCGTGTCAACAAGGATAAAGCACGCGAAGTACCGGTTATCAAATACAAGTTTCCCGGAATCGACCTGCTCGACGCTCCGCCGAATGAAGGGAATGAGGTAGACCTTGATGAGATCAAGGAGAATAAGCGCATCATTCTTGATAAGCTGAAACGTCACAAGATTGAGATCTTGAGCATCAATGCGATTGTTGGGCCTACGGTGACGCTTTACGAGCTGGAACCGTCACCTGATGTGAAAATCAGCAAGATTGAGAGCTATGCCAACGACCTGAAAATGGCCACCGCTTCGCATGGTCTTCGCATTATCGCACCGATTCCGGGCCGATCAGCCGTGGGAATTGAGGTGCCGAACAGCACGCGCGAGACGGTTTACATTAAGTCGGTCATCAACACCAAAAAGTTTGTGGAGACCGACCACGAACTGCCCGTGGCGTTTGGAAAAACGATCGAGAATGAAGTGTTTATGATCGACCTTACCCGGATGCCTCACCTTCTCATTGCAGGAGCAACGGGTTCGGGTAAATCGGTCGGGATCAACACGATTATCACGTGCCTGCTCTATAAATGTCATCCCGACAACCTCAAGTTTGTGCTCGTTGATCCCAAAAAGATCGAGCTGTCTCTTTACCGAAATATACAGAATCACTACCTGGCCGTGCTGCCGGGTTCTGAAGAGCCCATTGTGACCAATACGGATATGGCATTAGAGACCCTGGAGAGCGTTACCAAAGAGATGGATGAGCGCTACGACCTTCTCAAGATGGCGATGGTGCGGGATATCAAATCATATAACGAGAAATTTAAAAGCGGTGAGCTGGATGAAGAGCTCGGCCACCGCCACCTGCCTTACATTGTAGTGATTATTGATGAACTGGCCGATCTGATGATGACGGCCGGGAAACAGATCGAGGAACCCATTGCGCGGCTGGCACAGCTTGCACGCGCAATTGGCATTCATCTGGTGGTGGCCACGCAGCGGCCGTCCGTAAACGTAATCACAGGAACCATCAAGGCCAATTTTCCCGCCCGTATTGCTTACCAGGTCGCTTCAAAGGTTGATTCAAGGACGATTCTGGATACAGGCGGCGCCGACCAGCTTGTGGGACGCGGAGACATGCTTTTTGCAAGCGGTGCCGGAATGACCCGGATTCAGAATGCTTATGTAAGTGCGGAAGAGGTGGAGAGGGTAACCTCATTTATCGGTGAACAGAAAGGGTTCAAGAAACCTTTTCAGCTGCCTGTGGTTGAAACGGATGACGGTGGTATTCCCGATCCGCTTGACGATATTGATGACCTGTTCAGGGAAGCAGCCAAAATTGTTGTGCTTCATCAGCAAGGTTCGGTCTCCCTGCTTCAGCGAAAACTCAAAATCGGATACAACAGGGCGGGCCGGATTATCGATCAGCTTTATAATGCCGGCGTGGTGGGCCCGTACCAGGGCAGCACCGCACGGGATGTAAAAATTACCGAAGAGGAGGACCTGGATGAGATATTTGAAGAGCTCGGCCTGTAA
- a CDS encoding 2-phosphosulfolactate phosphatase — protein MIQARSIDVFFSAQSFQENDLRNKTVVVIDVLRATSTMVTALMNGARGVIPVGDMGEASKISQNLDSENHLLCGEKDGVKIEGYDLGNSPLEYTREHVEGKTLIFNTTNGTKAVKKSMGASNVMIGAFLNLTAVSRYLESSQNDVILLCAGWKGRLALEDTLLAGAIIYKLYGGSLPDTAPDGAKVAFGLFEKYRDDIESVILQSNHAVRLADIVENNDVSYCCKIDLCDIVPVLTDGIIS, from the coding sequence ATGATCCAGGCCAGAAGTATTGATGTATTTTTCTCAGCGCAATCGTTTCAGGAAAATGATCTGAGAAATAAAACCGTGGTTGTAATCGATGTGCTGCGTGCTACGTCAACAATGGTAACAGCCTTGATGAATGGCGCCAGGGGCGTTATTCCTGTGGGTGATATGGGTGAAGCAAGTAAAATTTCACAGAACCTGGATTCTGAAAACCACCTGCTCTGCGGTGAGAAGGACGGTGTGAAAATTGAGGGTTATGACCTGGGAAACTCGCCTCTTGAATATACCCGGGAACATGTGGAGGGAAAAACACTCATCTTTAATACCACCAACGGAACCAAGGCAGTAAAAAAGTCGATGGGTGCGTCCAACGTAATGATCGGTGCATTTTTGAACCTTACGGCCGTATCCCGCTATCTGGAATCCTCTCAAAATGACGTTATTTTGCTTTGTGCAGGATGGAAAGGCCGTTTGGCCCTGGAGGATACATTGCTTGCCGGTGCAATTATTTACAAATTGTACGGCGGCTCTTTACCCGACACGGCACCGGATGGTGCAAAAGTTGCATTTGGACTGTTTGAAAAATACCGGGATGATATCGAATCCGTTATCCTGCAGTCGAATCACGCTGTAAGGCTGGCAGATATAGTGGAAAATAACGACGTCTCCTACTGCTGCAAGATCGATCTATGTGATATTGTTCCCGTATTGACAGACGGAATTATCTCTTAA
- the gcvT gene encoding glycine cleavage system aminomethyltransferase GcvT: MLKRTPFYSEHEKLGAKLIDFGGFEMPVQYAGIKQEHTAVREKAGLFDVSHMGEFFVSGSEALNLIQKMTINDASKLKPGKAQYSAMCYEDGGIVDDLLVYMLDLEEYMLVVNASNIEKDWRWIVSQNSMKAQIENRSEEIALLALQGPASADILQKLTDTDVASISFYTFENGSVAGEENVIISATGYTGEKGFELYIDTAKSDPVAIWNALFFAGKEFDLEPAGLGARDTLRLEMGYALYGNDITRDTTPLEARMGWLTKLDKGEFVGRTALLKQKENGVERKLMGLELSAPRSVPRTGYDILDKEGNDIGFVTSGTQSISLEKGIGMGYVSAENAVPGNSVRVRIRKKEADAVIVKPPFYKK; this comes from the coding sequence ATGTTAAAACGAACACCCTTCTATAGCGAACATGAAAAACTTGGCGCAAAACTAATCGATTTCGGTGGGTTCGAAATGCCGGTTCAGTACGCCGGTATCAAACAGGAACACACTGCCGTGCGCGAAAAGGCGGGCCTTTTTGACGTGTCGCATATGGGAGAGTTTTTTGTGAGTGGTTCGGAAGCCCTGAACCTGATCCAGAAAATGACCATCAACGATGCATCAAAGCTAAAGCCCGGAAAAGCTCAATACTCGGCAATGTGCTATGAGGATGGCGGTATAGTGGACGATCTGCTGGTGTACATGCTTGATTTGGAGGAGTACATGCTGGTTGTAAACGCCTCAAATATTGAAAAGGACTGGAGGTGGATTGTCTCCCAGAACAGTATGAAAGCTCAGATTGAAAACCGGTCTGAAGAAATTGCCCTGCTGGCACTGCAGGGGCCTGCCTCGGCAGATATTTTACAAAAGCTAACCGATACGGATGTAGCCTCAATCTCATTCTACACCTTTGAAAACGGCAGCGTGGCCGGAGAAGAGAATGTAATCATATCCGCCACCGGTTATACCGGGGAGAAAGGTTTCGAACTTTACATTGATACGGCAAAGTCAGACCCTGTGGCCATTTGGAATGCTCTTTTTTTTGCCGGCAAAGAGTTTGATCTTGAGCCTGCCGGCCTTGGAGCCCGCGATACGCTTCGCCTCGAAATGGGCTACGCGCTCTATGGAAATGACATTACCAGGGATACAACTCCGCTCGAAGCCCGGATGGGGTGGCTTACAAAACTGGATAAGGGAGAATTCGTGGGCCGCACTGCCCTGCTGAAACAGAAAGAAAACGGCGTTGAAAGAAAATTGATGGGCCTTGAGCTGTCGGCGCCCAGAAGTGTGCCCCGTACCGGGTATGACATCCTGGATAAAGAGGGAAATGATATCGGTTTTGTGACAAGCGGTACACAATCCATTTCACTGGAGAAGGGAATTGGAATGGGATATGTTTCAGCCGAAAATGCAGTTCCGGGCAACAGTGTGCGGGTCCGTATTCGAAAGAAGGAAGCGGATGCCGTTATCGTAAAACCCCCTTTCTACAAAAAGTAG
- a CDS encoding cupin domain-containing protein — MKSSTDGKLICTEGSIHALSPVKIPVPGNKIIEEYIGLQNSGTSQFSVARMVAPPGWEEPEQKPEFDEVTIVIRGRMQAEVDGKLVKIEANQPFVARKNCTVRYSNPFDEEAEYWAVCVPAFSPDTVNRSET, encoded by the coding sequence ATGAAATCATCAACTGACGGTAAACTGATCTGTACGGAAGGCAGTATTCATGCTCTCTCACCTGTAAAGATACCTGTTCCCGGAAACAAAATTATTGAAGAGTATATCGGTCTGCAGAACAGCGGCACCTCGCAGTTTTCCGTGGCGCGCATGGTGGCACCCCCGGGCTGGGAAGAGCCGGAACAGAAGCCGGAGTTTGATGAAGTTACCATAGTTATACGAGGCCGGATGCAGGCAGAGGTCGATGGAAAGCTTGTGAAAATTGAAGCCAATCAGCCATTTGTAGCCCGGAAAAACTGTACGGTACGATATTCCAACCCGTTCGATGAAGAGGCAGAATACTGGGCGGTATGTGTACCTGCCTTCTCACCGGATACCGTAAACCGATCTGAAACGTAA
- a CDS encoding Mrp/NBP35 family ATP-binding protein produces MSIHKEQIKSALAHVLHPQYQKDLITLDLIQDLIIQDKYVSFTLEMPKKDDSLAHQLKEECTRAIHKFVDSEAVLDITVGINISRQRELEGKDDEPEQAQKAPQQEPILSGVKHVIAVASGKGGVGKSTVAANLAVSLAQSGARVGLLDTDIYGPSVPTMFDVKERPNITTDKKLVPIEKHGVHLVSMGFLVDTDQAMIWRGPMVTSAVKQFMQEVQWGELDYLVLDLPPGTGDIQLTIVQTVPLTGAVIVSTPQTVALDDARKGVAMFSKVNVPVLGIVENMAYFVPEDMPEKKYYIFGKHGARRLAQKLEVPFLGEVPLREQIRETSDSGTPVVASDPSSQAAIGLKEIANRVQQTLAIQDRDRSSSDKIEITIRP; encoded by the coding sequence ATGTCTATCCATAAAGAACAGATTAAAAGCGCACTTGCGCATGTATTGCACCCACAGTATCAGAAAGACCTTATTACACTCGATCTGATTCAGGATCTGATCATTCAGGACAAATATGTTTCATTTACTCTGGAAATGCCGAAAAAGGATGACAGCCTGGCTCATCAGCTGAAAGAGGAGTGCACGCGCGCCATCCATAAATTTGTGGATTCCGAGGCTGTGCTGGATATCACCGTCGGAATCAATATATCGCGGCAGAGAGAGCTTGAGGGCAAGGATGATGAACCTGAACAAGCACAAAAAGCCCCGCAACAGGAACCGATACTTTCCGGAGTTAAACACGTGATAGCGGTGGCCTCGGGTAAAGGCGGTGTCGGAAAGTCGACCGTGGCCGCTAACCTGGCCGTTTCACTTGCACAAAGCGGCGCACGTGTTGGACTTCTTGATACCGACATCTACGGCCCTAGTGTGCCCACGATGTTTGATGTGAAAGAGAGACCGAATATCACAACCGATAAAAAGCTCGTTCCTATTGAGAAGCACGGTGTGCACCTGGTTTCGATGGGATTTCTTGTAGATACCGATCAGGCTATGATCTGGAGAGGTCCGATGGTTACGAGTGCCGTTAAACAGTTTATGCAGGAAGTACAGTGGGGCGAACTTGACTATCTTGTTCTGGACCTCCCTCCCGGCACGGGCGATATCCAGCTCACTATCGTACAGACCGTACCGCTTACAGGCGCCGTCATTGTTTCCACGCCGCAAACGGTTGCGCTCGACGATGCCCGAAAAGGGGTGGCCATGTTCAGTAAAGTAAATGTTCCGGTATTGGGGATTGTGGAAAATATGGCTTACTTCGTACCGGAAGACATGCCCGAAAAAAAATATTATATCTTTGGAAAACACGGTGCGCGAAGGCTTGCACAAAAACTTGAAGTGCCGTTTCTGGGTGAGGTTCCACTGAGAGAACAGATACGCGAAACCAGCGACAGCGGAACGCCTGTTGTAGCATCCGACCCTTCCTCGCAGGCTGCAATCGGGCTTAAAGAGATCGCCAACCGCGTTCAGCAAACACTTGCGATCCAGGATCGCGACCGTTCATCCTCCGATAAGATAGAAATTACAATCCGGCCCTGA
- a CDS encoding nitroreductase family protein yields the protein MDSPSHIPYSSYIEYPPDEMIRRAREFRLEVQRRRTVRDFSDKEIPDEVLKDCIRAASTAPNGANLQPWHFAVIRSPELKRKIRIAAEKEEREFYTNRAPNEWLEALQPLGTNEYKPFLEKAPCLIAIFSQSYGVDEKGKKRKHYYVKESVGIATGILITALHHAGLATLTHTPSPMGFLNELLERPDNEKPFLLLVTGYPAEGVTVPDIGKKSLSEISTFR from the coding sequence ATGGACTCCCCATCCCATATTCCTTACAGCAGCTACATAGAATACCCGCCAGACGAGATGATCCGTCGTGCCAGGGAGTTCAGGCTGGAGGTTCAAAGACGACGTACCGTTCGCGATTTTTCAGATAAAGAAATTCCCGATGAGGTGCTTAAAGACTGTATTCGGGCCGCTTCTACAGCTCCGAACGGCGCCAATCTGCAACCGTGGCATTTTGCGGTTATCAGAAGTCCTGAACTGAAAAGGAAGATCCGCATTGCGGCAGAAAAGGAGGAGAGAGAGTTCTATACAAACCGGGCACCGAATGAGTGGCTCGAAGCCCTTCAACCTCTCGGTACCAACGAATATAAACCATTCCTTGAAAAGGCGCCCTGCCTCATTGCCATATTCTCCCAAAGTTACGGCGTGGACGAAAAGGGAAAAAAAAGAAAACACTACTATGTAAAAGAGTCAGTCGGCATTGCGACCGGTATCCTGATTACGGCACTGCATCATGCGGGGCTGGCCACGCTTACACATACGCCCAGCCCGATGGGTTTTCTAAACGAACTTCTTGAACGTCCGGATAACGAAAAGCCCTTTCTGCTTTTGGTTACCGGCTATCCCGCTGAAGGCGTCACCGTACCCGACATAGGGAAAAAGTCTCTTTCCGAAATTTCAACATTTCGATAG
- a CDS encoding TlpA family protein disulfide reductase, which yields MNAKSPKTPSDRSEGTKKKSSSLKRNLIEWGILIGVIVILYATGLHTPLIGTLQKGLLATGLIKPDIPESTVTAGYPDADPGFYFADESGRTQSLDLYRGKVIFLNVWATWCPPCIAEMPSIQALYDNVSDNDDIVFLLVSVDENFDIAQRFMENRELSMPIVHFRGKAPGTYESGVVPTTYVISKDGKLMMEKQGFAKYDTPEFEQFLMELAGI from the coding sequence ATGAACGCAAAATCACCCAAAACACCATCCGATAGATCTGAGGGCACAAAAAAGAAGTCCTCATCCCTGAAACGTAATTTAATCGAGTGGGGTATTTTAATTGGGGTTATTGTTATTCTGTATGCAACCGGCCTTCACACCCCTCTTATCGGAACATTACAAAAGGGGCTTCTGGCAACCGGACTGATCAAACCTGATATTCCGGAATCTACCGTAACTGCAGGATATCCTGATGCCGACCCCGGTTTCTATTTTGCGGATGAGAGCGGCCGTACACAGTCACTCGACCTGTATCGCGGAAAGGTGATTTTTTTGAACGTATGGGCAACCTGGTGTCCGCCCTGCATTGCTGAAATGCCCTCCATTCAGGCACTTTACGATAATGTGAGTGACAATGACGATATCGTATTTTTGCTCGTTTCGGTAGATGAAAATTTTGATATCGCACAGCGGTTCATGGAGAACCGTGAACTATCCATGCCGATTGTACACTTCAGGGGAAAAGCTCCCGGGACATATGAAAGCGGTGTTGTTCCGACAACCTACGTGATCTCCAAAGACGGCAAGCTGATGATGGAGAAACAGGGCTTTGCGAAGTATGATACGCCGGAGTTTGAGCAGTTCTTAATGGAGCTGGCGGGGATTTGA
- a CDS encoding aryl-sulfate sulfotransferase — protein sequence MKCISRILLVLFSVIVIVACNDNTSGPSDLEVGIDNESVTVNPSGVAPLTALIELETDTDVRISIRIPGRNGPGSDIVHSFDEVTSTHEIPVLGLYPNVEKLVELTFFTGSGRSLGTKSYSVTTGPILADLPAIEINTANQSQMIPGLTFVSYFGHRQGGSATPQRPFMFDSSGDIRWYLDYGADQGSELSGLFYDDGMERLQNGNLYFGNGNTGSIYEINMLGEILNTWPMPGYGFHHEVTEKPNGNFLVTVNKQGISTVEDHIIEIDRTTGQIIREWDLRESLDKNRTAWPTAFADISVDWFHANALYYDETDNTIVVSGRTQGTVKLTENNEVVWIIAPHKEWETSGNGTDLNQFLLQPLDANDQPINNNDILNGNSNHPDFEWAWYQHAPLRMPNGNVMLFDNGDNRNYGIAEPYSRVVEYEIDESNMTIKQAWTYGKDRGEETFSRIVSDVDYYPEYNRVFFIPGASNFDGRKYGKTIEIDYNTGEVIFEATITPPEAAFGLITLHRTERMSMYPE from the coding sequence ATGAAATGCATTTCCCGGATACTTCTGGTACTGTTTTCCGTAATCGTGATTGTTGCCTGTAATGACAATACATCGGGGCCTTCGGATCTGGAAGTTGGAATTGATAATGAATCTGTGACGGTAAACCCTTCCGGTGTTGCACCTCTCACTGCGTTGATTGAACTGGAAACAGACACTGATGTAAGAATATCTATAAGGATACCCGGCAGAAACGGACCCGGGTCCGATATTGTCCATAGTTTTGATGAGGTAACATCAACCCATGAAATACCGGTGCTGGGTCTGTATCCGAACGTCGAAAAATTGGTGGAGCTTACCTTTTTTACCGGCAGCGGCAGGAGCCTGGGCACCAAATCCTATTCAGTAACCACGGGCCCGATTCTGGCTGACCTGCCTGCCATCGAGATCAATACTGCAAATCAATCTCAAATGATACCCGGGCTAACTTTTGTAAGTTATTTTGGACATCGGCAGGGCGGAAGTGCCACCCCCCAAAGGCCGTTCATGTTCGATTCTTCCGGCGACATCAGGTGGTACCTGGATTATGGTGCAGATCAGGGTTCGGAGTTATCCGGCCTCTTTTACGACGATGGAATGGAGCGCCTTCAAAACGGAAATCTCTATTTTGGCAATGGAAACACCGGCAGCATTTATGAAATCAATATGCTGGGTGAAATTCTGAACACCTGGCCCATGCCGGGGTACGGGTTTCACCATGAGGTGACTGAAAAACCAAACGGAAACTTTCTGGTTACCGTAAATAAGCAGGGAATCAGTACGGTTGAAGATCACATTATTGAAATTGATCGCACTACCGGGCAGATCATCAGAGAGTGGGATCTGCGGGAATCACTTGACAAGAACCGAACCGCGTGGCCAACGGCATTTGCCGATATTTCCGTCGATTGGTTCCACGCAAACGCTCTCTATTACGATGAAACAGATAATACCATTGTGGTTTCCGGCAGAACACAGGGTACGGTAAAGTTAACGGAGAACAACGAGGTTGTCTGGATCATTGCACCCCACAAAGAGTGGGAAACATCCGGTAACGGCACTGACCTGAACCAATTCCTGCTCCAGCCCCTGGATGCGAACGATCAGCCAATAAACAATAATGACATATTGAACGGCAATTCAAATCATCCCGATTTTGAATGGGCATGGTATCAGCACGCACCCTTGAGGATGCCCAATGGAAATGTGATGCTTTTCGATAACGGTGACAACCGAAACTATGGAATTGCAGAACCCTACAGCCGCGTCGTGGAGTATGAAATTGATGAAAGCAACATGACCATTAAGCAGGCATGGACCTACGGAAAAGATAGAGGTGAGGAGACGTTTTCGCGTATCGTTTCGGATGTGGACTATTACCCTGAGTATAACCGTGTATTCTTTATTCCGGGAGCTTCAAATTTTGACGGAAGAAAATATGGCAAAACAATAGAGATTGATTACAACACCGGAGAAGTCATTTTTGAGGCTACGATAACTCCGCCGGAAGCTGCCTTTGGATTAATTACACTCCACCGGACGGAACGGATGAGCATGTATCCGGAGTGA